The Amphiura filiformis chromosome 6, Afil_fr2py, whole genome shotgun sequence genome segment tgaaagtcaatccgcccatccatgcccgagatatggcatccgaacggaaggacggaagcacaaacattgcaaaaacagtatgcctcgcggtggaggcataaaaacaatttgtcgtctgcatcacatactgtcatatctcaaaaggctgccttgtgtgattatTGTATTTCATATCGTATTCTTATATTTGAGCATGCTtctctttcttttatgaatggactTGAAATTTTAATATTGTGATAATGCCTCCAAATCaatatataaagttaattttacagtgtttTACAATTTTTATACGTTCCAGTTATGGTGATACCTTGGGACATCTCGCTGGtcaaattccattcactgtcagagTAGGTTCGTGTGTGTGATTGCAATGGAGAAAATAAATCTGCAATCAATACACTTGAttgctaagaattgaacagggcacctgtctcacCAAATCTCTCTAATACCTATTCGAAAATGACAAAGGTGTCATCAAAGCTGGAACTGATAACAATCAcacagccttttgagatacaacagtatgtATTAATAAAAGCAAACAAATTCTAGTTAACCCtctgagtactacctgccgatataacattgcctctgattggtcaattacatgatatcttcactttaatcaccaatcagaatgaagctttgTAAAAAATACACTCCAATttgtttgtgtggtgaaattattctaacaatattgcggattggtccaactgataatgaaaacttctttctggccaatcggcaggtagttctcatggggttaatacaaCCTTGGATCACTCATTTGATGCATTAGTATATCACACCAAGAAGCATAAACCTACTCTACATGTGTCATGCGTAAGCAGCAATCAGTTCAAAATACATTGTGAGCAATCATGATTACGTCCAGATTTTCTGTGATTCATTGCTGTGACAGCACTTTCAGCTGTAATAGATCTTTTCAGCAGTTGatcaaaaattgtatgaaattagATGAAGATGTCACACACGGTTATTAACAAAAACAccacaaccaatcacacactggcGACAGTATGTTTGATGAGTGTGTGGTATGGTATTATTGTTTACACCAATTATGTCCTTCTTACTTGACACAGTGAATTGAATGCGCAAGTTTTTCCATATCAAATTTTAGTTGAATACAGTAGCGTAGACAAGGGGATAgcttccccctgtggaaaatcttTCCCTCAATCTCTGGGAAATTTCCCTTTGAACAATTTGTTATTTTCCCCTACTTTTTTCCCATACTTTCCCATTTCCTtgaaactattttgattggttacaaacagGGCTTAATCatctattgagccaatcagagatatggtaagaatagttagCAGGGACATGACAAGTATCAGCCtcaaagaactattttgattggttacaaagagggctatgtcatctattgagccaatcagagatatggtaagaatagttagCAGACACATGAcaattatcagcctctaagaactattttgattggttacaaagagggctatgtcatctattgagccaatcagagatatggtaggCATGcactttgattggttactcagataattatatcatgtaattgaccattcATAGATACTGTAAAGACAGTAGTGCCCATGGAGTTAAAAGCAGTGATACCAATGCATGACTTGGACACCTAACTGGGCATCTTGGAGATTGCTTGCCACGCATCAAAAAACCTTGCAGCGACTTGCCTAAAATTGGACTACTTTTGAAAGTGTCAAGGCACGACAGCgatattaatgtattttccttttatttagcatgtttagccaaATTTCAAGCGTTGTTGAGACCATTTATTGAAGCTTATTGATCGATCAGtataagtaccggaagtttcattGGTCAAGTGCTTTTCAACCCAATTGGGGGATTTATGCCCAAAATTTGAACAAAAGTGCCCAATTTTCACGTATTAGGCGCTTTATCAGAGAtactaaaaattgggctactacTTCTAGCTTTGCAACCTGTTCCATCGCACCTTGGCTGTCAaaatttctggcaacactggttaAAAGGTCAAATTTAGCCTACCTTGTTTACATTGGAGTATTTGGTTCAGAGTATCGATGTGAGTGTTGATGACGTTTAGTGGAAGAATTCTCCGCAGATAGTCTTGTTGACCGCTGAACTCCTCAGGTGTGATGAGAGCTATTTGACAAGGCCTGTAAAAAAACATGATGAAAACATGCATGAATAAATATTGACAAtgagctattctatttaaaatccccactacccctgtggaagacatagcttaagtcttccacagagggagtataagttttgaatagaatagacatttgggtaacttccatttgaaataatcactccatttgtggaagatataggtaaagccataatacaggtggagtatgggtttcaaaatgattaactctgaccaattacatgtgaaaaacatactcccgctgtagaagatatttcaaaaatcttccacaggcggAGGGTGGAttccaaatggaatagcccaatggagagGTGATGGCCGCAGTGAAATGAGTTGTTTACAGGTGatgctgattttttttctccattCTCTTGATATTCTTGCTCATTAAAATTATCATGGTTATGGTTCTTTGAtcgaaaaataaaacaagaaacccAACCCATGGGCGACAAAAACCAACCAACCCAATTAACCCTGGTGTACGGGCAGTGGCGTCgttagaccaatatgattcggggggtgtacagcatgttttgctgacggaaatattttgtgaattatagacccaaatttttttcaGCCAGGactgcgctcaagaatctaaaaagtggggggtgggggtggggcttttagcggtcaaaaatttttttgacaattttttttattctgcCTCACCTTGTCCTCTGATTATCTTGACTTTGTCCTGTCCCTACCGGTCCTTGCTGTTGATGTCCACCTGCCCCTACTGGTCCTTGCTGTTGATGTCCATCTGCCCCTACTGGTCCTTGCTGTTGTTGTCCAGAGTGCTCTTGTGGTGTTGGTTGCACAGTGGCCACATGAGCCACATCAACAAACCTGTGGTAAACAATGTTTCCATTGTtattaattcaaaacaaaaagTTAAAACTGGAAATTaccaaaatgtccacttttgcagtgaaattcactttgcccctaatccccccccccccccccggatgaaaattcctggtgctgccactgaagCAAATGTGTTTTAAGGAGGGATGGTTTAATTGACATTTGACAACTCCATTTACTCATGGACGCAATGTTtaaggtacttgcctttagtgcgcaaggtcccgggttcaattcccggtggtgGCAATTGGCTGGGATATTACTTGGAAAAAAAAGAGTCTGAAGTTAATTGGCAATCTTTGTAGATTCCGCTATCCCCATGAttaatttagaattgggtaaatgaaccacgaaagtactccgtccttcggaggggacgtaaagctgtcggtcccgtgtgcagagagtcatacctgtacatgtatctcgcagcccgTTTCGAAAAGAGTActgtgttaacccctgactgttcccaacccgtcccggtattcaaatggaccccaatgacAATAAGCTTCGATAGAgacttgggttatccagggttgccaaaccctgaataaatcaaatcaaataaaaaaatcttacTGATAAATTGTTCTTAGCTCACATACCGTTTATAACTCATGGTCAGTTCAGGAGTCTTGGGCATCTCGTCGTAAACATCCTGCAATCTCATGACTGAAGCAGGTTTCTGAGGCGTCACACCAGACAGTGGTAAGCCACCAGCTGCAGGTGGCAAACCACCAGCCGATGGTGGCAAACCACCAGCTGCCAGTGGCAAACCGCCAGCCGACGGTGGCAAACCACTAGCTGACGGTGGCAAACCACTAGCTGACGGTGCCAAACCACCAGCCGACGGTGGCAAACCACCAACTGCCTTGGGAATGTTAGATGTTGCCATGGCAGCTTGGTACTGATGTTGCTGTTGGTTCATCGTCATGGGCAGTGGATGTTGCGGTGTTGCTGTAGGAGGAACGCTTGTAGTTTGTGGAATACTTGTGAGAGATTGCTGGGAAAGTTGAGATGGAATGTAATGGCTAGCTCCGAAACGCTGTGTGAGCAGAACTGGTGGTGGAGGAGTTCCATCGTTACTTGGTATCTGAAATTCACAATTAATATTTTTAACTGCTAACGcttcatattcatatttatttattttccttcataaaaaaataacaaataaacacaGCAATAAAAAACAGATGGGGAGGTGCAACTAAAAGCAAAGAAATACCTGAAAATTGTTGCACTCCCTATACATTTACTAAGTTACTAAACAAAACACACAACCAATTCCACAACCGTGCATCTCACACACATCACTCACATCGCAAGCATGAAAATAGTAACATTACAATTTCCAAATATaaacaaatgaatatatgaatacaaaagccatactttggccaaattgagttaagcatgggaaagtgttgctatacataggcctgtcatatgtttgaaagaacaactcaaattcatcctctgtgtctattgagcatgtgaaaaatagcatgtatgaaagaatcaacccaagtccatgatttgagtcttgtaacacattgattgaaatccagtatgtataaaagtccacttgtaacatcttcattgctggagagtgacttttgaaaaaaaaaatgggtttaatcaaggaaagtgtgtggtttatattacatggtagaatgcttatcaacattgtACATAActttgtgctttattttgtattatcttactaatggtaatatcattccaacattattgtctttgtatatgattcaaaaaatcacccaagtccagaatttaaaatgaaccccacgaagtccctgcaatgctaatcgtcatacctaatacagtttaacccacccatttgcacgcatacaacttaccatattgaccaggtaaatctaactgaaggaattaaaatgatacacagtttttttttctcaaaatcacttcccatggacttgggtgggttttggattcatgtattcattaaTACATAAACATGTAGACTACTTAAAAAGCTGTTTTATGTGGAATAATACCTAATttaagaagatgatgaagattttaaatttgttttaaatttactcAGTCTTAAAAAGTTTAATATGATTTGGCAAACCATTCCATACATTTGAACACATTGTCAATATTGATTTCCCCCTCTGCATGACGGGTATATGAAAATCATCAAATCAAAATCATCAACATGTTCAACTcatatttcaattcatttttacatatcatttattgtattttttgttattcttaaggtggtactaccgtactacaccccttgataaatttgtgaatatttttgcatttttctcaaaaaataataacacactaaaaacaaaggttatgtatattataggggcaaggaatccagttactacattgaaatttcagtgactcaagacaagcggtatgttatttatgataagaaaagaggtactgctagaatgtacctcatttcttaacatatataatgaaccacttgtcttgattcactgaaatttcagtgaactaattgattccttgcccctataatatatgcaacttttgttaccagtgtgtagttattttttgagaaaaatgcaaaattagtcacaaaatttatcagggggtgtagtactaccTAACTTTGCTGCTCATTACATccctattaggccaaaaaaaagttgtttgtttgtcctcagattaaggccgccccaatattttatttttattttttattttggaataTCTCTGGACCTAgatagagctaaatgctaggagcAAGCATTCCAGCCGAATCACACATTATGATTGTTTTGTCCTATATATGCTTATTGGCTACGTAATACTCACCTGGCTTGCTAGTTGCACTGGTTCCTGTGGCATGATGGTTGCTATTCCCAGCTTGTCTGCCAGCAGAACTGGTCTTGATGGCATCTCAGCTCCATGCTGCACTTGACTTGCCAGCTGGACTGGTGCTTCTGGCATAGTATTAGACTCATACTTGGTAGCCAGTCTTGTGGGTGCTGCTGGCATGGTGGATGCAGGCAATGTACACGTTTGGAATACTGGCATCGGTGGGGTCACATCTGATGTGCAACTTGGATTGGGTTGAAATTGAGGTGCTGCTGCTGGCACATGTATGAACTAGAAAACAAAGGGTCAAGATATAGCTGATATTGATCTTTATTATTCAAACAACGGATCAGACTTATTTtttacaggtttttttttcaaaaacaacagTACATTGTAAATTAGATGTCAATTCATTGTAATGTTCAGGCAACAGAACAGTTTACTTCTATGTGTCTTACTAACCTCACTCCATGCAACTGTCATTTCTGGTGGTTCTGGAAGATCAGGGGTTGTAGTTCTACCATTGATGTCATCATCAAATGTGGGTGGTGGAGGAAGAGCCATATGTGAAGACTTAGGCCACTTCTTGACGGTAGAAAGGATGGGTGGTACAGGTGAATCCTCCATGTCTGGATTTGGTAAAGCTTTGTCTAATATTGAAGCAAAACAAGGAGAGAAGCattgacattgggctattccaattgaagtgCATACTCCCctgaatttgaatttcaaatggggttaactgcATGGGTGACtccggtcgatccttcatgtaattattttgtgtaagctaatcctaaccctaaccctaatcctaaccctaatcataatcataaccctaaccctaatcataaactaaccctaaccttaaccctaaccctaattttgtgtaaaattacatgaaggaataacagtgactccatttgaaatttacactccctgtgtggaagattaagattatgtcttccataagggtgtatggatttcaactgggaaaGCCATGTGGGCCATCAAAAGCAGACTGAATCCTTCATCTACTTACTGTACGTGCCATATCACTGGGTTGTTCTGGTTAGTAATTACTGAAAAACAGAGTGTTCCAAAAAATGAGAGATGCACTGCTAAGACAGTGACTAAATAGAAtgtaaaaatcactctcctatatcaaatttaagagcagtagagagcgattgctctagctctcctcaaaaggcagtccctgtaaaTACCCCTGGTGGGTCATGACCAAGTTGATGTCTTACTCACTTAATAGATTACTTAAGGGTCATTATTTCATATGTTTACCAGCCTTGCCCTAGTCTTGTTTGCATAAAAAGTTTGCCTGAAAAGTTTATTGGCACCAACCTTTGCTCTCTATTAGTCCCTATCCCAAAATCCAATTACTAGAGACAAGAGTTCAATGTCAAACAAAGCTGATGTTTCACTTGATTACTTAAATATCAAGAGTTCAATGTCAAACAAAGCTGATGTTTCACTTGATTACTTAAATATCACAGTTTTgcatattatatattttcactaaATACCATTGTTACTAACTCCAACCTGTTTGTAGACAAATAATTGCACAAATTTGAGTGCTGGTTCCTCACTCCACTTTGACTTGATTCATCACCACAGGTACTCATCCATAAATTACATACCCGGTCACACAGGGTCTCCCagtcagtccgaaacactgtcagtccgaagcaccgctagtccgaattttagggttagggctagggttaggtttagggttagcgttaggtaagcttaaaatttagaCTAGCGTTCGTTCGGACTGACGGGATGTACCCGGCCACACAATTACCCATAAAGTCACATCCCTACATATTGCTTTATTATACTTTAAATCCCTCCTGGATAACAGGATAATACAGACTGCAAACGAATTAAGGCACccctgcatatcctaaacaaGGACAGATGTGTCATAATTATAGCTAATATAATAGTTTCTCAATCCTGAGAAAGCttacaacgcctaccacacacgctttgggtagtgctacatttcctgtgcgtgcacaaacgaccgcgctatcgtgtcattccaataaacttgcgacattacgcagtgcagtATGTTCATACGCTCTGGATCGAGAAGTTAATATTTTCGGCAATCGGCATAGTACTAGCAGCCACATTCTTTTAGCTTGGAATTAAGACCTTAATGACCTTATTCTTTGAAATTGGACACAATGAttcaaaatcccaaggaagatgcaagtttataagttgcagtttgctccactGGATACTCTTTTGACAccttctcgaacaagagaactagcgccatgAAATTTTGATTTCATACCTTCTGTGGATTTCAGGTCACCGTTTCTTAAAGTATTTCAACAAATGATATCTTAattcagagctaaagggtacaggtattggctggtGGTTtttaaaagtttgacatatttgtctttgtataGGATAcagtagctcgagatactctagctaaaatacaggtttacatttactatcttgctgtatttcagctagagctccaaacgacaagtttccgggtttttttggagaacaatactgttacgtaagatgaagaagaaacccgcctcggagcccgccctactcattatttcattgtacttattgcaatttgcctccacacattacgtaatcaacacaaagcttttgtgaggattagtgagtggataagaaattgacagtggaggatctgaaggacacgtcgattgttagttgtcaatcatgaattgccatagcgtattaatattttactgcatggcattcgcaaacaccaagacaaattatgccgtatttttccaaagatcatctcatatgaagtaagctgaatgcgatctgtacttttgtaacattccgatcgcttttgatcacctattatcggtaatttgcttgaaaacacatgagttcatgttgtgtaaacataattagcatagacacaaatgaaattacgatgcaatacaatgcaatttgaatgcgtagcagatctatagaaataacgttgcccggttttatgcagaattagaccctgtctgggatacaggggtgaacataagggaacaaaccaaaagatcgatgacgtcctataaacgaaactagtttcgtttgggggtaaaatactcgattacgtttgtacaaaaacatcggtctgaagaatgtgtcattataattattatgtcaacattttcaacatttcattattacgtttctggcagggagggagggggtcggctgagaaacgaaactagttacgtttataggacgtcatcgatcttttggtttgttccctaactggAATTGAAAGTAGAAAGATTAAGacacaataaaatatatttttaaaatacctTTATGATTTTTAAATTTGATCCCGATCAAACCTGATCAAAATATATGGGAGCTTCTcacaggctgggaaataagaagcgccggggttcacagggttttacagggaaccaggggctTTTTTTAATGAACCAGAGGCTATTCaattttgatacctcactcaATCAGGCTGGAGAAATAAGAAGCTTTGGACCAGGGGTTACTTTgtaaaaatagcccctggttcacatGGTTTTACAGGGAACCCCTGGCCCCACTTATTTCCCAGCCGGGCTTCTCACCTATGAAATGTTCCGGCGTATTTGATGGAATGTACCGGTTGCCAAATATTCCTGGTGTCACTCTCACAGTGTCCATGGAAAATGGTATATCCGGTTGGTTGAGTGGAGTGGTCATAGGCGGAAAAGGTGCATTCGTTATATTGAAGGTTCTGTAGGCGAGAAAGTGATAAGCttttgaagttttgattgatatgTATACATGCAGTACATGcataaaaattaatttgtttgaCTCAATTGAGGTATGTTActatactgtgcacaaaaagtatctgtacacttaaccccatgagaactacctgccgattggccaaaatgaatattgtgtccaattttgaacctatcaaggagggtattaataaaatcatctgcaaatgcaagtttggccATAAATAGTTtgtaaagcctagtcataattggtaatagaaatgagcatttcaagttatcaaccaatcagaaatgctgttagatgaccagtagtgtccaaagGGTTAAAACAAAAGCATTATCTCAAAGATATCTAAATTAATTATCAAATAAAGTAGTCAAGAGATGggtaattttgttctgcatattttgatacctcattcagcaCAGTCTGACATTATTTTCTTGACAGTCACTGTTGCCCTTTGAATAGCTGTACTTTAtatggtttttttaaatattttatatgtcatgtaattttgttgttttttattgattgtaaatttcacatcaattcagcttttagctgcgACTGTGTCTTTTAGTAAACCATGAATGAATGCAAATGGTACTAATATATTATACAatactgtatcaaaatgtttggtacccaacAGATTTCAGGGATCATCACAAGCCTGTCAaatcaaaatacaacaaatgaCCCACCTGGACTGGTTTGCCTATAAATGGCAAATGGGAACGCCTAAGGTCATTAAACTATAAACTGCCGTCATTTCCAGATGtttacccccagatgaaataaagcacattttactcaaaagttttgctaggcatatccgtcaggagtatctccatttatttgtaatccagaattggatttaacttcagcttatcaATAAATACGGACCAAAAGGGTCCGTTCAATACATCAAACGTAGCCTAACttctcaagagaaaatttctcaagagaaatttacatacatttattgagtcaatcctttaatataaataccttagaaaagtgcataacattaatcctactttcctgaagccgggaacattcaggaaagtaatctggatatttgacataatttcgttcaacttctcatgcactatttctcaaatatattagtaacaaattattactatttgtaaacacttatgcaattacctatggtgatcaaattattttcaattgAATTGGCTTTAAGATGAAATTTTTGTGGCCatgtcccttttttttttttcacttttttaaccaTCTAAACACAGTGTGCctgctcacccgtaagatacagctctctcgggaatttcccgagcccatgCTTAAATTACTTACCCGTAAGGTACGGGGCCTCTCAACAACaaggtgtggcccaacttctcacagagaagttaacccaaattaattccttatcagatacggggccctccagggaatttccccgAGCCCTTtaatttgcacacacacaagtgtggcctaaTTTTCCCctcgcagagaagttaacccaaattaaatcCTTGTAAGgtacataaatgaatgaaatgaagaaatgaatgattgcattaataaatgaatgaaacatgAATGACCATGGTGCCCTCCAGGAAATTTCCCACAAACCCCTTTTGCCGatacacaagtgtggcccaacttctcggaGAGAAGTTAACCCGAATTAAGTCCTAGAAagatacataaatgaatgaaagaaatgactacatgaatgaataaataaaaaatgaatgaatgcatgaatatGGGGCACCCCATGACTTTAAGCGagaccttttgcacacacacttgtggcccaacttctcgcagagaagttaacccaaattaattcctcgtaAGCTACGGGGCCCCCAGGAAATTTGCTcaacccttttgcacacacacaagtgtggaccAACTTCTCTTttcgcagagaagttaacccaaattaattcttCGTAAGATATGGGGTCCTCCAGGGAATTTCCCGGCTCtattgcacacacacaagtgtggtcCTACCTCttttctcacagagaagttagcCCAAATTAATTTATTGTAACTAACGGGACCTCCAGgaaatttcaaacatgctcaaagtgtggcccaacttcttaaaaagaagttaacagcaatgtattaaccAACAAGTTACAACAAAGCCCTTTTTCAGGGATTTCCTGAACCCCTAGATCTGTGTACCCAAATGAGGACTACCTCCCAAAAGAAGTTCATAACTTGTGAACTTATTGAATCCAACCCCTTGGTCCATTAACACCCTCTCTTCCTGGCAGTTTGCCATTACCTAGAGGCTACCATTAAAAACTCATATTTCAATACACTTTTGGTATGTGATCCTCGATATCCCATACAATATGGGGCCTCCCAGTCGAC includes the following:
- the LOC140154600 gene encoding uncharacterized protein — its product is MKMERESFWTKLRRLGTTVENETARLEENMKKPIGLRSSGKSNRKPSQLIFKEMRQEAQNVKKDAQQTLHTMKSESQDFQTILKAVKSLFEVQKIQIQEYEDYLEQYGYVPYKEYQRQQQQANKQTSSKKAKANDKENIPQELKSDDDVLTGGKNEAVSAVVLQERNDVLATPPKTNQQESDTDKEAGSKTPQLSDFGLSQATMDRLAMMKMPKSTTYTAGQPGVAAVSARMQATPVRSDRTFNITNAPFPPMTTPLNQPDIPFSMDTVRVTPGIFGNRYIPSNTPEHFIDKALPNPDMEDSPVPPILSTVKKWPKSSHMALPPPPTFDDDINGRTTTPDLPEPPEMTVAWSEFIHVPAAAPQFQPNPSCTSDVTPPMPVFQTCTLPASTMPAAPTRLATKYESNTMPEAPVQLASQVQHGAEMPSRPVLLADKLGIATIMPQEPVQLASQIPSNDGTPPPPVLLTQRFGASHYIPSQLSQQSLTSIPQTTSVPPTATPQHPLPMTMNQQQHQYQAAMATSNIPKAVGGLPPSAGGLAPSASGLPPSASGLPPSAGGLPLAAGGLPPSAGGLPPAAGGLPLSGVTPQKPASVMRLQDVYDEMPKTPELTMSYKRFVDVAHVATVQPTPQEHSGQQQQGPVGADGHQQQGPVGAGGHQQQGPVGTGQSQDNQRTRPCQIALITPEEFSGQQDYLRRILPLNVINTHIDTLNQILQCKQDSSYITEEETKIVDLGPQLKVMLLLLSKLERWKKGKSPVTNETAFFIL